A genomic stretch from Aedes albopictus strain Foshan chromosome 2, AalbF5, whole genome shotgun sequence includes:
- the LOC109426246 gene encoding chymotrypsin-like protease CTRL-1: protein MASGANSLPNGVSFVIVLGFLISLNLTPIDTSSAANAACGKRKINLQQLVTHGYTTNPGEFPWHAALYMKSGFQKSYICGGTLVNELSIVTATHCVVDSSSGHVVSPESLYVQLGEFKLNLYADTVQEHAVLQVITHAEFQPTTSKYDVAVLKLATQAKYTAYVQPICVFPQPVVNFNDGTEKGTVVGWGYTEYDAVADALQATSVPLISYTKCLESNPDLFDRTIYDGMFCAGYTNGTNVCNGDSGGGLYLNRNGIWYLVGIVSFTAAREEQTNLCSTHDYTGFTKVAAFEEFIVNSCGLVVPPRVGGSDQSGGVDHPGGIDQAGGKRQKYIYASDFEPHEKMNWFQAGDYCRSIGKHLAEIKSAQDNAKVQDIVRLGGMEIDEYGATKNKQYWIGANDLAKNRVFKWQFSGKRVTFTHWRNNEPNNMHNNEHCVAVLGNKQAFWLDANCRGKRQVLCEYWK, encoded by the exons ATGGCATCGGGTGCGAACAGTTTGCCGAACGGCGTTTCGTTTGTGATTGTTTTGGGTTTTCTCATTTCACTAAATTTGACGCCCATCGATACCAGTAGTGCTGCAAATGCAGCTTGTGGAAAGAGAAAGATAAACCTGCAACAGTTGGTCACCCACGGATACACAACCAATCCTGGAGAGTTCCCCTGGCACGCAGCATTATATATGAAATCGGGTTTTCAAAAGTCCTACATATGTGGTGGAACGCTGGTAAATGAGCTTAGCATCGTCACAGCGACTCACTGTGTTGTGGATTCTAGCTCGGGGCATGTGGTCTCCCCGGAAAGCTTATACGTTCAGCTGGGAGAGTTCAAATTGAATTTGTACGCAGACACGGTCCAAGAACACGCCGTCCTGCAGGTCATCACCCATGCCGAGTTCCAACCAACGACGAGCAAGTATGACGTAGCGGTGCTAAAATTGGCGACTCAGGCGAAGTACACCGCCTATGTGCAGCCAATTTGCGTGTTTCCTCAGCCAGTGGTAAATTTTAATGACGGAACAGAAAAAGGTACCGTGGTTGGATGGGGTTACACGGAATACGATGCGGTAGCGGATGCTCTTCAGGCTACCTCGGTGCCTTTGATTAGTTACACCAAGTGTTTGGAAAGTAATCCGGACTTGTTTGATCGGACTATTTACGATGGCATGTTCTGCGCTGGATACACCAATG GAACGAACGTATGCAATGGAGACAGCGGTGGAGGACTGTACCTAAACCGTAATGGCATTTGGTATCTGGTAGGAATTGTTTCTTTCACGGCTGCTCGCGAAGAACAAACGAATTTATGCAGCACCCATGACTATACGGGATTCACCAAAGTTGCGGCCTTTGAGGAGTTCATTGTAAACTCCTGCGGACTGGTTGTGCCACCTCGAGTAGGTGGAAGTGATCAGTCCGGTGGAGTCGACCACCCGGGTGGAATAGATCAGGCAGGCGGAAAAAGGCAGAAGTACATTTACGCGTCGGATTTCGAGCCCCACGAAAAGATGAACTGGTTCCAGGCAGGTGACTACTGCCGATCGATCGGAAAACACCTGGCAGAAATTAAGTCAGCCCAGGACAATGCGAAAGTGCAGGACATCGTTAGGCTGGGCG GAATGGAAATAGACGAATATGGAGCAACGAAGAATAAACAATACTGGATCGGCGCCAATGATCTAGCAAAGAATCGCGTGTTCAAGTGGCAATTCAGTGGAAAACGAGTAACGTTCACCCATTGGAGAAACAACGAACCCAATAATATGCACAATAATGAACATTGTGTGGCTGTTTTAGGTAACAAACAAGCATTTTGGCTGGATGCTAATTGCAGAGGGAAACGGCAGGTACTTTGTGAATATTGGAAATAA